The following coding sequences lie in one Kitasatospora azatica KCTC 9699 genomic window:
- a CDS encoding RICIN domain-containing protein → MLRRARLIISAVLMGLLALLPAGAPAQAAPATVTNATQFTDTTGAVVHAHGGGVIKVGSSYYWFGENRNPDNSFKYVSVYRSTDLKTWEFRNNVLTQGSAAELASANIERPKVIYNSATGKYVMWMHKELATDYSQARVAVAVSDTVDGTYTYLGSFRPLGITSRDLTLYQDGDGTAYLASSANQNADLDIFKLTSDYTGVDSLVANPWPGTFREAPALFKRGSVYFMLTSANSGWKPNQQRYATATSLAGPWTAMTDVGNDTAYGSQTAFVLPLQGTTGTSYLYMGDRWGNSIGGTVSDSQYVWLPLAFPTNTTMDLPWYPQLAVDTAAGTVTGVGGGPYYDFVARHSGRCLDVSDNSAADSAVVLQWDCGGGLNQQWRLTDAGGGYVQVVAEHSGKCLDVSGASTADGAYVNQYHCGGGTNQQWLLQDQGNGYFHLVARHSGKCLDVKDASTANGTRLIQWTCGTGNNQQFQQRTA, encoded by the coding sequence ATGCTCCGTCGTGCCCGCTTGATCATTTCGGCCGTGCTCATGGGCCTGCTCGCGCTCCTGCCCGCCGGTGCGCCCGCACAGGCCGCCCCCGCCACGGTGACCAACGCGACCCAGTTCACCGACACCACCGGAGCCGTGGTCCACGCCCACGGCGGCGGCGTCATCAAGGTCGGCTCGTCCTACTACTGGTTCGGCGAGAACCGGAACCCCGACAACTCGTTCAAGTACGTCTCGGTCTACCGGTCGACCGACCTGAAGACATGGGAGTTCCGCAACAACGTCCTCACGCAGGGCAGCGCTGCCGAGCTCGCCTCCGCCAACATCGAGCGGCCGAAGGTCATCTACAACAGCGCCACCGGCAAGTACGTCATGTGGATGCACAAGGAGTTGGCCACCGACTACTCCCAGGCCAGGGTCGCCGTAGCGGTCTCGGACACGGTCGACGGCACTTACACGTACCTGGGCAGCTTCCGGCCGCTGGGCATTACCTCGCGTGACCTGACCCTGTACCAGGACGGCGACGGCACCGCCTACCTGGCCTCCTCCGCCAACCAGAACGCCGACCTCGACATCTTCAAGCTGACCTCCGACTACACCGGCGTCGACAGCCTGGTCGCCAACCCCTGGCCCGGCACCTTCCGTGAGGCTCCGGCACTCTTCAAGCGGGGCAGCGTCTACTTCATGCTCACCTCCGCCAACAGCGGCTGGAAGCCCAACCAGCAGAGGTACGCCACCGCCACCAGCCTCGCCGGCCCGTGGACGGCCATGACGGACGTCGGCAACGACACGGCCTACGGCTCCCAGACCGCCTTCGTCCTCCCCCTCCAGGGCACCACGGGCACCTCGTACCTGTACATGGGCGACCGCTGGGGCAACTCCATCGGCGGCACGGTCAGCGACTCCCAGTACGTCTGGCTGCCGCTGGCCTTCCCCACCAACACGACCATGGACCTGCCGTGGTACCCGCAGCTCGCCGTCGACACGGCCGCCGGAACCGTCACCGGCGTGGGCGGCGGCCCGTACTACGACTTCGTCGCCCGGCACAGCGGCAGATGCCTCGACGTCTCGGACAACTCCGCCGCCGACAGCGCGGTCGTCCTGCAGTGGGACTGCGGCGGCGGCCTCAACCAGCAGTGGCGGCTCACCGACGCCGGCGGCGGCTACGTCCAGGTTGTCGCCGAGCACAGCGGCAAGTGCCTGGACGTCTCGGGCGCCTCGACCGCGGACGGCGCCTACGTGAACCAGTACCACTGCGGCGGCGGCACCAACCAGCAGTGGCTGCTGCAGGATCAGGGCAACGGCTACTTCCACCTCGTCGCCCGGCACAGCGGCAAGTGCCTGGACGTGAAGGACGCGTCCACCGCCAACGGCACCCGCCTCATCCAGTGGACCTGCGGCACCGGCAACAACCAGCAGTTCCAGCAGCGCACCGCCTGA
- a CDS encoding RICIN domain-containing protein: MRTVLRLPDIHIRWTAPLAALLLALALLSSGVPSPAYAATNTAVTVDGTSGGRTFDGIGAISGGGGNTRLLYDYPTTQRNEILDHLFKPGYGADLQILKVEIGGDTNSTDGAEASIEHTKGTVDCNAGYEWWLMEQAKARNPGIKFYGLSWGAPGWIGGGSFYSQDMTNYLMSWLGCAKQHGLTIDYIGGWNEKNYNASWYESLKSALNSNGFTSTKLVGGDNFGWSVATGMKNDSNLNNAVDIAGSHYPCTYLSAMTSCSSTSDAQSLGKPIWASENGSQDAETGAAPVARAINRGYIDAKLTAFINWPIVASLYQNLAFHDDGLITANQPWSGNYSVGRTTPVIAQTTQFTSPGWKYLDTATGYLGGSRSNGSYVSYAAPDKSAWSTVFETMDATASQTVTLNVAGGLPSGNLHVWSTDLSQPGKATPRMVQNADLTAGGGSYTLTLAPGHVYTVTTTTGQGAGTTTPPQRTRLALPYSDSFAGYSAGQEAKYFSSMNGAFQAAPCGGGRSGECLRQMAPVQPIRWTDESGNQPYTTMGDAGWSNYTVSSDVLLENSGSAAEILGRVGTQAKNNNGLNAYHLRLSDTGAWSLLKTDTAWTWTTLASGTVTAPGTKTWHNLALSFQGTTITARIDGTTVATVTDSTYQGGQIGLGTAGYYPVQYANLSITPGTVPDLTGTYKIVNVHSSELLDAAGAGTSDGTLIDQWPATGATNQQWKLALNSAGYYTITGVGSGKALDIPNVTTWPGTQLDLWTSNGGANQQWVIAPSDNGNYTIESRSNGYLLEVSGNSTTNGAAVDQWITNGGTNQQWQLVRVS, translated from the coding sequence ATGCGGACCGTTCTGCGTCTGCCCGACATACACATCAGATGGACAGCGCCCCTGGCCGCTCTGCTCCTCGCCCTCGCCCTGCTCAGCAGCGGAGTTCCGTCCCCCGCGTACGCCGCCACCAACACCGCGGTCACCGTGGACGGCACCAGCGGCGGACGCACCTTCGACGGTATCGGGGCGATCAGCGGCGGAGGTGGCAACACCCGTTTGCTGTACGACTACCCGACAACCCAGCGCAATGAAATCCTCGACCACCTGTTCAAGCCCGGTTACGGAGCAGACCTGCAGATCCTCAAGGTGGAGATCGGTGGCGACACCAATTCCACCGACGGCGCCGAGGCGAGCATCGAGCACACCAAAGGCACCGTCGACTGCAACGCGGGCTACGAGTGGTGGCTGATGGAGCAGGCCAAGGCCCGCAACCCGGGCATCAAGTTCTACGGCCTGTCCTGGGGCGCCCCCGGCTGGATCGGCGGCGGCAGCTTCTACTCCCAGGACATGACCAACTACCTGATGTCCTGGCTCGGCTGCGCCAAGCAGCACGGTCTGACCATCGACTACATCGGCGGCTGGAACGAGAAGAACTACAACGCCTCCTGGTACGAGAGCCTGAAGTCCGCCCTGAACTCGAACGGCTTCACCTCGACCAAGCTGGTCGGCGGCGACAACTTCGGCTGGTCCGTGGCCACCGGCATGAAGAACGACAGCAACCTGAACAACGCCGTGGACATCGCCGGTTCCCACTACCCCTGCACCTACCTGTCGGCGATGACGAGTTGTTCCTCCACTTCCGATGCCCAATCGCTCGGCAAGCCGATCTGGGCCAGTGAGAACGGCTCGCAGGACGCCGAGACCGGCGCGGCCCCGGTCGCCCGTGCCATCAACCGCGGCTACATCGACGCCAAGCTGACCGCCTTCATCAACTGGCCCATCGTCGCGTCCCTGTACCAGAACCTCGCCTTCCACGACGACGGCCTGATCACCGCCAACCAGCCCTGGTCCGGCAACTACAGCGTGGGCCGTACCACCCCGGTCATCGCCCAGACGACTCAGTTCACCTCGCCGGGCTGGAAGTACCTGGACACCGCCACCGGCTACCTCGGCGGCTCACGCTCCAACGGCAGCTACGTCAGCTACGCCGCGCCCGACAAGAGCGCCTGGAGCACCGTCTTCGAGACGATGGACGCCACGGCCTCCCAGACCGTCACCCTCAATGTCGCCGGTGGCCTGCCCAGCGGCAACCTGCACGTGTGGTCCACCGACCTGTCGCAGCCCGGCAAGGCCACCCCGCGCATGGTGCAGAACGCCGACCTGACCGCCGGCGGCGGCAGCTACACCCTCACCCTCGCCCCCGGCCACGTCTACACGGTGACCACCACCACCGGTCAGGGCGCGGGCACCACCACGCCTCCGCAGCGCACCCGGCTGGCGCTGCCGTACTCCGACTCGTTCGCCGGCTACAGCGCGGGCCAGGAGGCGAAGTACTTCTCCTCGATGAACGGAGCCTTCCAGGCGGCACCTTGCGGCGGTGGCCGCAGCGGCGAGTGCCTGCGCCAGATGGCGCCCGTCCAGCCGATCCGCTGGACCGACGAGTCGGGCAACCAGCCGTACACCACCATGGGTGATGCGGGCTGGAGCAACTACACGGTCAGCTCCGACGTGCTGCTGGAGAACAGCGGCAGCGCCGCCGAGATCCTGGGACGCGTCGGCACCCAGGCCAAGAACAACAACGGGCTGAACGCCTATCACTTGCGGCTGTCGGACACCGGTGCCTGGTCGCTGCTGAAGACGGACACCGCCTGGACCTGGACCACCCTGGCCAGCGGTACGGTGACCGCGCCCGGCACGAAGACCTGGCACAACCTGGCCCTGTCCTTCCAGGGCACCACGATCACCGCCAGGATCGACGGCACCACGGTCGCCACGGTCACCGACAGCACGTACCAAGGCGGCCAGATCGGCCTCGGCACCGCCGGCTACTACCCCGTCCAGTACGCCAACCTGTCCATCACCCCGGGCACCGTGCCCGACCTCACCGGCACCTACAAGATCGTCAACGTACACAGCAGTGAACTCCTGGACGCCGCAGGGGCCGGGACCAGTGACGGCACCCTGATCGACCAGTGGCCCGCCACCGGCGCCACCAACCAGCAGTGGAAGCTGGCCCTGAACAGCGCCGGGTACTACACCATCACCGGGGTCGGCAGCGGCAAGGCGCTGGACATCCCCAACGTCACCACCTGGCCCGGCACCCAGCTGGACCTGTGGACGTCCAACGGCGGCGCCAACCAGCAATGGGTGATCGCCCCGTCGGACAACGGCAACTACACCATCGAGTCCCGCTCGAACGGCTACCTGCTCGAAGTGTCGGGGAACTCCACCACCAATGGAGCGGCCGTCGACCAATGGATCACCAACGGCGGCACCAACCAGCAGTGGCAGCTGGTCAGGGTCAGCTGA
- a CDS encoding DUF742 domain-containing protein yields MSTGQDPSGRGPRRKQRAQDDTFADVLNGFSFGSGRRGRKSADPAPSEAPQAAPRAVWEPPASQGPPGHRTTTWQPQPEEVQSAASSVRAYAWTGGRTRSQHHFEIETLVTTSDLGHHAGTVTHPDHRTVLALCEQPRSVAEVAALLSVPWGVAKVLLGDMAGRGLIVVHRTAAMDGDLLDTNVVERVLAGLRRL; encoded by the coding sequence ATGAGCACCGGTCAGGACCCTTCCGGGCGCGGCCCGCGGAGAAAGCAGCGGGCGCAGGACGACACGTTCGCCGACGTGCTCAACGGGTTCAGCTTCGGCAGCGGACGACGCGGCCGCAAGTCTGCCGACCCTGCTCCCAGCGAGGCTCCGCAGGCCGCTCCGCGGGCCGTCTGGGAGCCGCCCGCATCCCAGGGGCCGCCGGGCCACCGGACGACCACCTGGCAGCCGCAGCCCGAGGAGGTGCAGAGCGCCGCTTCGTCCGTCCGCGCCTACGCCTGGACGGGCGGCCGCACCCGGTCGCAGCACCACTTCGAGATCGAGACCCTGGTGACCACCAGCGATCTCGGGCACCACGCGGGCACCGTCACCCATCCCGACCACCGCACGGTGCTGGCCCTGTGCGAGCAGCCACGGTCGGTCGCCGAAGTGGCCGCCCTGCTGTCCGTCCCGTGGGGCGTGGCCAAGGTGCTGCTGGGCGACATGGCCGGCCGAGGCCTGATCGTGGTGCACCGCACGGCAGCCATGGACGGCGACCTCCTGGACACCAACGTGGTGGAGCGGGTCCTGGCGGGCTTGCGTCGGCTGTAG
- a CDS encoding roadblock/LC7 domain-containing protein yields MTADQRQGPSQFGWLVGNFAERVPHVAHAVVVSADGLLLTSSRRLPADCAEQLASIAAGAIGLIQGAAWCLNTGEVQRTVVQMEHGNLLLMSIRDGSSLVVLAAPDCEIGQVAYEMAVLVGQVGELLTPELRAELQGLQQAVAR; encoded by the coding sequence ATGACCGCAGACCAGCGCCAGGGGCCGAGCCAGTTCGGCTGGCTGGTCGGCAACTTCGCCGAGCGCGTCCCCCACGTCGCCCACGCCGTGGTGGTCTCGGCCGACGGTCTGCTGCTCACCAGCTCGCGGCGGCTGCCCGCCGACTGTGCCGAACAGCTCGCCAGCATCGCCGCCGGGGCCATCGGCCTGATCCAGGGCGCCGCCTGGTGCCTCAACACCGGCGAGGTGCAGCGCACCGTGGTGCAGATGGAGCACGGGAACCTGCTGCTCATGTCGATCAGGGACGGCTCCAGCCTGGTCGTGCTCGCCGCGCCGGACTGCGAGATCGGCCAGGTCGCCTATGAGATGGCCGTACTCGTCGGCCAAGTGGGAGAGTTGCTGACTCCGGAGCTGCGCGCCGAGCTGCAGGGTCTGCAGCAGGCCGTGGCCCGCTAG
- a CDS encoding nitrate- and nitrite sensing domain-containing protein, translating to MTPARHAARRTNQLVQWWMALAQWRNWRLPVKLAVVLLVPATLAVGLGVDQVQRQIALADSYTRVEQLVALRGGLTSLIGTLQAERALAAAQLGSGRVDATALRQQTTKVDAAEAALTAATRSASLTDASSVRYADAVKLLGGLAPLRGQVTSDGLAEAAAVNDYGVIINGLLDLDQALAGQFGASGLGGPATALYDLQVAQEQIRLQQVLLLAGYRHGLQDARSRDMLRDSETRLQDRIADFRIAASPAELRTYQQAVDSAAATARRNLVESATAQPQLPLPLSADAWNQTSDATAALVQNAITGLTAELRTTAAQLQDRTSNGSGEESVLLLAVLLLATAIGLVIGRHLLRSLAVLRLTALDVAANRLPAAIASLREGQVTEATIGDVAVHTTEELGQLARAFDAVHSQAVRLAAEQAKLRSDLKSTLVNVSRRSQGLVDRQLSLMEQLERHEEDPDQLASLFRLDHLATRMRRNNENLMILAGGALVRAASQSMPLGDVLRAAVSEIEHYQRVTLRPAPSADLIGYAARDLARLLAELLDNATAFSPPDAQVVVVSSQGLDGALRIDVCDRGIGMSPAELAGANERAADGTSVEVPASRQMGLFVIGRLADRHGFAVELSTDPGIQGLRASVLVPAALVRTDRAAQPERERPRPAPLAVRRVPGITAKPMAAAVGSTAAGLPRRVRGPAEPAAVDGALVDSRSTGPLHLVVPRSGAAAPGQPAPGGDSAPGRIHSGSSGEPPTRPDTARSPWFAPVDSGPAAEFGTVAALRRPARPTRPAPAPARAQDGDDPAGSWFSAPPRGERVATGTPAPGSDDRTGAGLPKRVARPRPAPERAEARAAGGEQPTRRAADRAATFLSSYQAGIRQAHSDEQENS from the coding sequence GTGACCCCCGCCAGACATGCGGCCCGGCGCACCAACCAGCTGGTGCAGTGGTGGATGGCCCTGGCCCAGTGGCGCAACTGGCGGCTGCCGGTGAAGCTGGCCGTCGTCCTGCTGGTGCCCGCGACACTCGCCGTCGGTCTCGGTGTCGACCAGGTCCAGCGCCAGATCGCGCTCGCTGATTCGTACACCCGGGTCGAGCAGCTGGTCGCCCTGCGCGGCGGGCTGACCTCGCTGATCGGAACGCTGCAGGCCGAGCGGGCCCTCGCTGCCGCGCAGTTGGGCAGCGGACGGGTCGACGCCACCGCACTGCGGCAGCAGACCACCAAGGTCGACGCCGCTGAGGCGGCCCTGACCGCCGCCACCCGGTCCGCCTCACTCACCGACGCCTCCTCGGTCCGCTACGCGGACGCGGTCAAGCTGCTGGGCGGACTGGCCCCGCTGCGCGGGCAGGTGACCTCCGACGGCCTCGCGGAGGCCGCCGCCGTGAACGACTACGGTGTGATCATCAATGGCCTGCTGGACCTGGACCAAGCGCTGGCCGGCCAGTTCGGCGCGTCCGGGCTCGGCGGACCGGCGACCGCCCTCTACGACCTGCAGGTGGCCCAGGAGCAGATCCGCCTCCAGCAGGTGCTCCTCCTCGCCGGGTACCGGCACGGCCTGCAGGACGCCCGGTCGCGGGACATGCTGCGCGACTCCGAGACCCGATTGCAGGATCGGATCGCCGACTTCCGGATCGCGGCTTCCCCCGCCGAACTGCGCACCTACCAGCAGGCGGTCGACAGTGCCGCCGCCACCGCGCGCAGGAACCTGGTGGAGTCGGCGACAGCCCAGCCGCAGCTGCCGCTTCCGCTCTCCGCCGACGCCTGGAACCAGACCTCCGACGCCACCGCCGCCCTCGTCCAGAACGCGATCACCGGACTCACCGCCGAACTGCGAACCACCGCCGCTCAGTTGCAGGACCGGACCAGCAACGGCTCCGGCGAGGAGTCCGTGCTGCTGCTCGCCGTGCTGCTGCTGGCCACCGCCATCGGTCTGGTGATCGGCCGGCACCTGCTGCGCTCGCTGGCAGTCCTGCGGCTGACCGCGCTCGACGTAGCCGCGAACCGGCTGCCGGCGGCCATCGCCAGCCTGCGCGAGGGCCAGGTCACGGAGGCGACGATCGGCGACGTGGCGGTCCACACCACGGAGGAGTTGGGGCAGCTCGCCCGGGCGTTCGACGCGGTACACAGCCAGGCCGTGCGCCTGGCGGCGGAGCAGGCCAAACTCCGCAGCGACCTGAAGAGCACCCTGGTCAACGTCTCCCGGCGCAGCCAGGGTCTGGTGGACCGGCAGCTCAGTCTGATGGAGCAGTTGGAGCGGCACGAGGAGGACCCGGACCAGTTGGCCAGCCTCTTCAGGCTCGACCACCTGGCCACCCGGATGCGGCGCAACAACGAGAACTTGATGATCCTCGCGGGCGGTGCCCTGGTGCGGGCCGCCAGCCAGAGCATGCCGCTGGGCGATGTCCTGCGCGCCGCGGTCTCCGAGATCGAGCATTACCAGCGCGTGACGCTGCGGCCGGCGCCCTCCGCCGACCTGATCGGTTACGCCGCCAGGGACCTCGCGCGGCTGCTCGCTGAACTCCTGGACAATGCCACCGCGTTCTCCCCTCCGGACGCCCAGGTGGTGGTCGTCAGCAGCCAGGGCCTCGACGGCGCACTGCGGATCGATGTCTGCGACCGGGGGATCGGGATGAGCCCGGCCGAACTGGCCGGGGCCAACGAGCGTGCGGCCGACGGCACTTCCGTCGAGGTGCCCGCCTCGCGGCAGATGGGCCTGTTCGTCATCGGCCGCCTGGCGGATCGCCATGGCTTCGCGGTCGAGCTGAGCACGGATCCGGGCATCCAAGGGCTTCGAGCGTCCGTGCTGGTGCCGGCCGCTCTGGTCCGGACAGACCGTGCCGCTCAGCCGGAGCGCGAGCGCCCGCGGCCCGCGCCGCTGGCCGTCCGGCGGGTACCCGGGATCACGGCCAAGCCCATGGCGGCCGCCGTCGGGTCCACCGCCGCCGGTCTGCCGCGCCGGGTCCGAGGTCCGGCCGAGCCGGCGGCGGTCGACGGCGCGTTGGTGGACTCCCGCTCCACCGGGCCGCTCCACCTCGTGGTGCCCCGGTCCGGCGCCGCCGCACCGGGTCAGCCCGCCCCGGGCGGCGACAGTGCGCCGGGGAGGATCCACAGCGGCTCGTCCGGCGAACCGCCGACCCGCCCGGACACCGCCCGTTCACCGTGGTTCGCCCCGGTCGACTCGGGCCCGGCAGCGGAGTTCGGCACCGTGGCCGCACTGCGCCGGCCGGCCCGGCCCACACGGCCGGCGCCCGCACCGGCCCGCGCCCAGGACGGCGATGACCCGGCGGGGAGCTGGTTCTCGGCTCCACCCCGTGGTGAGCGGGTGGCGACCGGCACCCCAGCCCCCGGGTCGGACGACCGCACCGGGGCCGGACTGCCCAAACGGGTGGCACGCCCGCGTCCCGCCCCCGAACGGGCCGAGGCCCGTGCCGCCGGAGGAGAGCAGCCCACCAGGCGGGCCGCCGACCGCGCCGCCACGTTCCTCAGCAGCTACCAGGCGGGCATCCGCCAGGCCCATTCCGACGAGCAGGAGAACTCATGA
- a CDS encoding DUF485 domain-containing protein codes for MTRPMRPPSSAPSERTAVHAFGDEYDEDVEPDFPAIQQSPEFARLRRRLRLFVFPVSALFFCWYMVFALLSAYDHEFMKQKVSGEINVGTVFGLLQFVSTITIVLTYRHFAAKKLDPQVDRIHELAGIDRR; via the coding sequence ATGACGAGACCGATGCGGCCTCCTTCTTCCGCCCCGTCAGAGCGCACCGCCGTGCACGCTTTTGGTGACGAGTACGACGAGGATGTCGAACCCGACTTCCCGGCCATCCAGCAGAGCCCCGAATTCGCCCGACTGCGGCGGCGGTTGCGGCTTTTCGTGTTTCCGGTGAGCGCGCTCTTCTTCTGCTGGTACATGGTCTTCGCATTGCTCTCGGCGTACGATCACGAATTCATGAAGCAGAAGGTGTCCGGCGAGATCAACGTCGGCACCGTGTTCGGCCTGCTGCAGTTCGTGTCGACGATCACCATCGTGCTGACGTACCGACACTTCGCCGCGAAGAAACTCGATCCGCAGGTCGACCGGATCCACGAGCTGGCGGGAATCGACAGGCGATGA
- a CDS encoding solute symporter family protein: MTVQLALDRTGNPTINLVVFGAFVLLTLFVVYRASSSSTASDYYAAGSAFSGVQNGIALSGDFLSAASFLGISGAIAVHGYDGFLYSVGWLVAWLVALLLISEGLRNTGRFTMGDVMAFRMKQRPVRAAAANSTLVITLFYMLAQMAGAGGLISLLLGVQTKGGQALVISTVGLIMVFYVLVGGMKGTTWVQIIKACLLLTCVTFISVFILGKFGFSFSSLLEHAARNSPLGENLLAPGGWYGKNALSELDFVSLALSLVLGISSLPHVLMRFYTVPDAKEARRSVVWCSWTMFIFYLGILVVGYAATALVGPQTILSAPGAENSAAPLLASRIGGPLLLGIVSAVAFATILAVVAGLTLAASASFAHDVYANVIRKGQAEPGSELRVARMTALAVGFLAIIGGIVANGQNVAFLVSLALALAASANLPTMLYTLYWRRFNTSGTLWSIYGGLVSCLVLIVFSPAISGTPTSIIKGVDFHWFPLTNPGIVSIPLSFLLGYLGTVFSRHPADRELQAEMEVRALTGIGAEVERGRTK; encoded by the coding sequence ATGACAGTGCAGCTGGCGCTCGACAGGACCGGAAACCCGACCATCAACCTGGTGGTCTTCGGGGCTTTCGTCCTCCTCACGCTGTTCGTGGTCTACCGGGCCAGCAGCAGCTCGACGGCGTCCGACTACTATGCCGCCGGAAGCGCCTTCAGCGGCGTGCAGAACGGCATCGCGCTGTCCGGCGACTTCCTCTCCGCGGCCTCCTTCCTCGGCATCTCCGGAGCCATCGCCGTACACGGCTACGACGGCTTCCTCTACTCCGTCGGCTGGCTGGTCGCCTGGCTGGTCGCCCTCCTGCTCATCAGTGAGGGGCTGCGCAACACCGGCCGTTTCACCATGGGCGACGTGATGGCCTTCCGGATGAAGCAACGCCCGGTGCGGGCCGCAGCGGCCAACTCGACCCTGGTGATCACGCTCTTCTACATGCTCGCCCAGATGGCGGGCGCCGGAGGTCTGATCTCGCTGCTGCTCGGCGTGCAGACCAAGGGCGGCCAGGCCCTGGTCATCAGCACGGTCGGCCTGATCATGGTCTTCTACGTCCTGGTGGGTGGGATGAAGGGCACCACCTGGGTGCAGATCATCAAGGCCTGTCTGCTGCTGACCTGCGTGACCTTCATCAGCGTCTTCATCCTCGGCAAGTTCGGCTTCAGCTTCTCGAGCCTGCTCGAGCACGCAGCGCGGAACAGCCCACTGGGCGAAAACCTGCTGGCGCCGGGCGGTTGGTACGGCAAGAACGCCCTGAGCGAACTCGACTTCGTTTCCCTGGCGCTGTCCCTGGTGCTCGGCATTTCCAGCCTGCCGCACGTGCTGATGCGTTTCTACACCGTGCCGGACGCCAAGGAGGCGCGCAGATCGGTGGTGTGGTGCTCGTGGACGATGTTCATCTTCTACCTGGGCATCCTCGTGGTCGGGTACGCCGCCACGGCCCTGGTCGGTCCGCAGACGATCCTTTCGGCCCCCGGTGCTGAGAATTCCGCCGCACCGCTGCTCGCCTCCCGGATCGGCGGCCCGCTGCTGCTGGGCATCGTCTCCGCGGTTGCCTTTGCCACGATCCTCGCGGTGGTCGCCGGTCTCACACTGGCCGCCTCGGCCTCGTTCGCTCACGATGTCTACGCGAACGTGATCCGCAAGGGACAGGCCGAGCCAGGCTCCGAGCTGCGGGTCGCCCGAATGACCGCGCTCGCGGTCGGCTTCCTGGCCATCATCGGCGGCATCGTGGCCAACGGTCAGAACGTGGCCTTCCTGGTGTCGCTGGCGCTGGCGCTGGCCGCCTCCGCCAACCTGCCCACCATGCTGTACACGCTGTACTGGAGGCGCTTCAACACCAGCGGCACGCTGTGGAGCATCTACGGCGGCCTGGTGTCCTGCCTGGTGCTGATCGTTTTCTCACCGGCCATCTCGGGCACGCCCACGTCGATCATCAAGGGCGTGGACTTCCACTGGTTCCCGCTCACCAACCCCGGCATCGTCTCGATCCCGCTCTCCTTCCTGCTCGGTTACCTCGGCACCGTCTTCAGCCGGCACCCCGCCGACCGGGAGCTGCAGGCGGAGATGGAGGTCAGGGCACTGACTGGGATTGGCGCCGAGGTGGAGAGGGGCCGGACAAAGTGA
- a CDS encoding alpha/beta fold hydrolase, giving the protein MDADGVEAQFAAIRAWSGGPDGDWDRLPDLTLPVLVAGGAHDVMAHAYLSYAMSQRLPDATLVLYGSAGCRTRRLTSGGPANSAV; this is encoded by the coding sequence GTGGACGCCGACGGCGTCGAGGCGCAGTTCGCCGCGATCCGGGCCTGGAGTGGCGGCCCGGACGGGGACTGGGACCGGTTGCCGGATCTCACGCTCCCCGTGCTGGTCGCGGGCGGCGCCCACGACGTCATGGCCCACGCCTACCTCAGCTACGCGATGTCGCAGCGGCTGCCCGACGCCACCCTCGTGCTCTACGGCAGTGCCGGGTGCCGGACGCGACGGCTCACCTCGGGCGGGCCTGCAAACAGTGCGGTCTGA
- a CDS encoding nitronate monooxygenase, translating to MVRNNHRLEDLQDIDYPIVQGPFGGGLSTVRLAAAVSDSGGPGSFGAHQLAPGSDHRP from the coding sequence ATGGTCAGGAACAATCACCGCCTTGAGGACCTGCAAGACATCGACTACCCGATCGTGCAGGGCCCGTTCGGGGGCGGGCTGTCCACGGTCCGGCTCGCGGCCGCAGTGTCCGATTCCGGCGGGCCCGGCTCCTTCGGCGCGCACCAGCTCGCCCCCGGATCGGATCACCGACCATAG